Genomic segment of Paenibacillaceae bacterium GAS479:
TATTTTTAGTGTTTCAAAGGGGGCGCTAGATGGGTAATTTGACTGTTTTATCTATTAAGACTAAAAAATATTGGATATTATATTCCAATTTAATAGATTAATCATAATCAGAGCCTTCCTATCTATAAAGCCTATGGAACAAGATAATAGTCGATCTAACCACTATGGAGGGAATAATGACAAGTCTTCCTTCCATATATTTAAGATGATGATTATAAGCTTGTAAGGAGGGCTGGTCTAGGATGAGTCTATATGAAGCAAACAGCAGTTCCAACTCGGTAACAGTCATAGATCGGACGACCAATAATACTGTCGTTTCGACTCTGTCAGAGTTTTCGAATCCCCGACTGCTGAACGTCACCCCGGATGGGACCAAGGTTTACGTAGCTAATTTCGGAGACGGGGATGGGCCTTCTAGTCGCTTCTGTTCCCGTTGGCATTCAGCCGGCAGGTATCGTTACTGTGCCTAGGCTTAATCTAGGTCCCTCCCTATCAGCAGAGAAATTTGTTAACGGAGCAGAAGGACTTACCGCAATGGCGGGCCAAACCATATACTTTCAGTTGTTAGTTACCAATTCAGGAGATACGACATTGACCCAAATTGAGGTCAAAGATGTACTGGCCCCAGGCGGGATTCTTTTGGACATTACGCTTGACAGCCTGCCCCCTGGAGTAACGAATATCCAGCAGATTGCCTATACGATCCCGGATCCGCCTCCTGCTGGTTTTCTGAACAATATTCTTACTGCCAATGCCCCCCTCTCCTCCTTAGTTGCCGAATCAAATGTATTTATCGACATTAATGACTCTGTCCCTGGAATCAGCATATCCAAAAGCGCAGACCACATTACCGCACCACCAGGCGAAATCATAGAATATTCACTCGTTGTTTCCAATACCGGAACGACGGATCTCAACTCAGTCGTTGTCAGTGATCCCACCTTGGGCTTCAGCGCCACAATCGACCTCTCTGCCGGCGAAACTACAACTCAACTCGTCCTTTACCAGGTCCCATTTGGGACTGCTGCAGGAACATTAATCACCAATACGGCTACCGCTACCGCTAACGGTGTGACGTCGCAGAGCAGTTGGACGGTAACAGTGAGCGCCGAAGCAGAAATTTTTCTAGAAAAAAGTGCGGACGTTAGCACTGCTGTGCCCGGAGACATCGTCCAGTACACCTTTACGATTACAAATATAGGAAATCTACCGCTTACCGGCATCGTATTAACAGATTCTGATATTGGAGTTTCTATTCCCATCAGCAGCTTGGATGTCGGGATGAGTGTC
This window contains:
- a CDS encoding 40-residue YVTN family beta-propeller repeat-containing protein; its protein translation is MSLYEANSSSNSVTVIDRTTNNTVVSTLSEFSNPRLLNVTPDGTKVYVANFGDGDGPSSRFCSRWHSAGRYRYCA